ACTAATTATACCATAAAACAGTGATTTTATCAATGTTTATGCGTGTTTTTAGTTCAAAAAAAGCCAGCTTTATTTCTGGCTTTTTTTGTTTATTTAGACTGTTTATTTCGGAACAGCCCCTTTTTTTTTAAAGTTCTATTTCGTTATCTTCTACTACTGTTTCTTCATTATTTTTTTTGTTTTCTTCAGTTATTGCTTTAGGTTTTTTAAATTCATAAACAGAAATAGCTAATGAAGCTAAAGTTCCAGCAAATAAAATTATCCATCCCCATGAATAAGAGTAGTTAACATTTAATAATTTAACTGTAAGATTTTGATTAAAAATTTGTCTAACTTGCATTCTAAATATTACAGAAATAAGTACAACTAAAATAGTATTTGCTGTTGTAAAAACTAAAGATAATTTTTGTTGTAAGAAATCTGATAAATAAAATACATATAAAGATAATGTAATTATAACAAAAGCTGCTATTGTTGGTTTAATTCCTAAGTTTACTAGTCCTAAAGTGATAGTTTTAGCTTCAAAACCTGATGGACTCACAGTAACTTTTAATAGTGGTAATAAAGCTCCAAATGCAGTAGTAATTCCTAAAATTTTCTTGATATTTTTCATAATACTCCTTTCAAATTATAAAAATGATACATTAGAATCTAAAATATATACCATATCTTTTCTTTCAACAATGATTTTTATTTTATCTCTAACATCCTTATTATTTAATATTTTTTCAAATAATCTCTTAGCCGGGTTAATAGCAAATGGGTTTCCTACCATTTCAAACATACCATAATCTCCTGTAGTATCACCATAAGCATATGATTTTTCTAAATCAAGATTATATTTTTTTTCAAAAGATTTTATTGCATTAATCTTACTTTGACTATCCCACATAGGAATATTGTTGCCACTATATCTATTATTTTCATCCAATAGATATTCGGTAGCAATGTAATCAGTTGCATTTAATTTTTTAGCCATTTTGTCAACTAGAAATGATGGAGATCCAGAAATTATAATTACTAAATGACCTTTTTCTAAATGTTCTTTAATCTTGTTTCTAGAATAAGTATAAATTTTTTGTGCTCTATTTTCTATTACCCTTTGCGCAACATAATCAATATCTATTTGATCTATTTGTTTAATACATTTTACATAAATTTCTACTAGTTCATCTAGGTAATCATCATAACTTCCTTTTCTTTCTTCCCATAGTTTAAATTTATTTTTTATATCACCAACAAAACTAGATTTGTCTATAAACTCAAATTTTATTAGCATTTTAAAATGTTCTATTAATAGTGAATTTCTAAAAATAGTACCATCAACATCAAAAAATGCAGCTATATTTTTCATGAATATCACCTTTATTTATTTTTTAAAAGTATAACATATGTTTATACTAAAAGCAAATTTTATGTAAAACAAAAATTGAAATAATTACTAAATTATAGTATAATTTATATATGAGGTGAGAATAGTGAAAATTAGAGTTCATGAGGACATGAATATAGATGAAGTAGTAGAAAAATATCCTATAGTTGCGCACATATTAATGCGTTATGGACTAGGTTGTTCAGGTTGTGTTATTTCTACTGCAGAAACTATAGGTGAAGGTATAGAATTACATGGTTTAGATGCTGATATTATTCTTGAAGAAATCAATATGATTTTAGAAATGGAAGAAGAAGAAAATAAGGGAAATTAAAAATATGATTACAACAGGTGAAATAATTACAAAATATTTAAATGAAAAGAATATTAATCAATATTTTCTTGCAAGAGCGATTGAGGTTACTCCACAGTATGTAAATGGTATAGTTAGAAATAAAAGAAGTATTTCTGAAAATGTTCTTAACAAGATAGCTAAATTTTTAAGGATTACAAGTAATGATATTGAATTAATAAAAAAATATGAAATATTTAAAAAGACTGGATTAATAAAAAATAATAGTTTGGAAATTAAAATTAAAGGATTATATACTGAAAATGGATATATACATGAAATAAAAGAAGGTATAATATCACTAGATAATTTAGGTGAAAAATATTTGAATACATTTATAGTTGAAGTTTTATCATATAATTTAAAAAATTTTTCTTATGGAGATATGTTAATAATTAAAGAAATAAATGAAAATTTTTTAAATCAATATAACAAATATCTTTTAATTAATATAGATGATGTGATAGATTTTTGCAAAATAGAAAAAATAGATGAAAAATTTTTGGTAACATATTTAGATAAAAATAAGTCAAAAAAAATTTTTAAAAACAATAAAAAAATAAATATTATCGGAACTATAATTGGGAAATATAGTTTATGGAAGGATGAATATGAGTAGAAAGTATTTTGGTACAGACGGTATTAGAGGAGAAGCAAACAAGGATTTAAGTATAGATTTGGTAACTAATTTAGGACTGGCATTAGGTTATTACCTTAGAAAAGGTAAGGATGAAAATGAAAAAACTAAAGTAATATTAGGAACTGATACTAGAATTTCTGGATATATGATAAGATCAGCTCTTTCAGCAGGATTAACTGCAATGGGTGTAAATGTTGATTTTGTAGGAGTATTACCTACTCCAGGAGTAAGTTTTTTAACAAGAACATTGAATACGGATGCTGGTATTATGAT
The nucleotide sequence above comes from Streptobacillus felis. Encoded proteins:
- a CDS encoding HAD family hydrolase, whose translation is MKNIAAFFDVDGTIFRNSLLIEHFKMLIKFEFIDKSSFVGDIKNKFKLWEERKGSYDDYLDELVEIYVKCIKQIDQIDIDYVAQRVIENRAQKIYTYSRNKIKEHLEKGHLVIIISGSPSFLVDKMAKKLNATDYIATEYLLDENNRYSGNNIPMWDSQSKINAIKSFEKKYNLDLEKSYAYGDTTGDYGMFEMVGNPFAINPAKRLFEKILNNKDVRDKIKIIVERKDMVYILDSNVSFL
- a CDS encoding DUF1858 domain-containing protein, with the protein product MNIDEVVEKYPIVAHILMRYGLGCSGCVISTAETIGEGIELHGLDADIILEEINMILEMEEEENKGN
- a CDS encoding helix-turn-helix transcriptional regulator, which translates into the protein MITTGEIITKYLNEKNINQYFLARAIEVTPQYVNGIVRNKRSISENVLNKIAKFLRITSNDIELIKKYEIFKKTGLIKNNSLEIKIKGLYTENGYIHEIKEGIISLDNLGEKYLNTFIVEVLSYNLKNFSYGDMLIIKEINENFLNQYNKYLLINIDDVIDFCKIEKIDEKFLVTYLDKNKSKKIFKNNKKINIIGTIIGKYSLWKDEYE